The genome window TTCCTGCTCAACCAGCAGCTTGAGTGGATCAACGGCCAGGGCGGCCTGGACTGGGCGGTCCGCCGCACCGCCACCTCGGCGCGCACGCTGTACGGCTGGGCCGAGGACGTCAAGTTCGCGACCCCGTTCGTCACCGACCCGGCCAAGCGCTCCCAGGTGATCGGCACGATCGACTTCTCGGACGAGGTCGACGCCGCCGCCGTCGCCAAGGTCCTGCGCGCCAACGGCATCGTCGACACCGAGCCGTACCGCAAGCTCGGCCGCAACCAGCTCCGCATCGCGATGTTCCCGGCGATCGAGCCGGCGGACATCGAGGCACTGACGAAGTGCGTCGACTACGTGATCGAGAAGCTGTAGGACTCGGGCGACCTCATCGCGCACGACGGAAGGGGCGTCCGGTGTCACCGGGCGCCCCTTCCCGTCCTTCTCTAGCGCGGGGTGCGGCGCAGCAGGCGTTTGAGGACCAGGACGAGGGCCAGGCCGGCGGCGAGGACCAGGGCGCCCACCTTGTAGTCGGCGTTCAGCGGTGAACCGCTTCCGGCCCCGGTCTGCGTACTCCCCTTCCCCGAGGGCGACTTGGACGACCGGTGACCGGGCACCTTCTCGGGCTGCACCGGGCTGTCCGCGCCCTCGCTCCCGTACAGGAGCTCGGAGCCGTCGAGCGTGTACGTGACCGACTCGCCCTGCCGCTGCAGAGGGACGTCGAGGCGGGTCTGCTTCTTGATCCGCCCGCCGTTCCACGCGTACGCGATGCCGCCGAAGTAGCCGCGCACGGCGAGCTGTTCGCCGTCGGGCGAGAAGGCGGCGTCGGTGGCCCACAGGTCGACGGCGGCGGTGGGGCGGAAGACGTTCGTCCCCGTGGCGGACAGCCTGGCCGGGCCCTCGTAGAGGTGGCCGCCGTCCTCCTTCTTGTCGATGATGTAGACGCGCCCGGTCTTCGGGTGGACCAGCAGGGACTCGGCGTCCCTGGGGCCGTCCGCGTACTTCACGACGTACTGGGTGGCGCGGATCGTCTGGTCCTTGAGCACCTTCGGCTC of Streptomyces cynarae contains these proteins:
- a CDS encoding WD40 repeat domain-containing protein, with the translated sequence MRRSSAFLSGLFGALLAGVLALVASAPASADDGGFTIKDPRITESSGLAASRLHPGIYWTHNDSDDGPYVYAVDGRTGKTVATLTLRGIGTPRDVEAVSMGPGNEIYLGDIGDNFGGKWPYVWIYKLPEPKVLKDQTIRATQYVVKYADGPRDAESLLVHPKTGRVYIIDKKEDGGHLYEGPARLSATGTNVFRPTAAVDLWATDAAFSPDGEQLAVRGYFGGIAYAWNGGRIKKQTRLDVPLQRQGESVTYTLDGSELLYGSEGADSPVQPEKVPGHRSSKSPSGKGSTQTGAGSGSPLNADYKVGALVLAAGLALVLVLKRLLRRTPR